A single region of the Abditibacteriota bacterium genome encodes:
- a CDS encoding nicotinamide-nucleotide amidohydrolase family protein: protein PGPPSEFIPMWQQSVKPYLLREFPPEKSLVSAILRIYGVGESAVASRLGSLLSGSEPSMATYVGKGDVLVRVTACSPEAVADGIARVRDIFGPALYSEDGSSMEETVVRLAAANNKTLATAESCTGGLVGKLLTDVAGSSAVYSGGVVSYSNYCKNKVLGVRQDTLDSVGAVSPETALEMALGARKLLSADIAVSLTGIAGPGGGTAEKPVGLVYMGVATGAGVRTEELRFAGSRDNVRLRSAMAALNAMRLALTDPRS, encoded by the coding sequence CCCGGCCCCCCTTCGGAATTCATCCCCATGTGGCAGCAGTCGGTGAAGCCCTACCTGCTGAGGGAGTTTCCCCCGGAAAAGTCTCTCGTCAGCGCCATCCTCCGCATATACGGGGTGGGCGAGTCGGCTGTGGCCTCCCGGTTGGGGAGCCTGCTCTCCGGCTCCGAGCCTTCCATGGCCACCTATGTGGGAAAGGGGGACGTGCTGGTGCGGGTCACCGCCTGTTCTCCGGAAGCGGTGGCTGACGGTATAGCCCGGGTGAGAGATATATTCGGCCCGGCCCTGTATTCCGAGGACGGCTCCTCCATGGAGGAGACGGTGGTGCGGCTGGCCGCCGCGAACAACAAGACCCTGGCCACCGCCGAGAGCTGTACCGGCGGTCTGGTGGGCAAGCTGCTGACGGACGTGGCCGGCAGCTCCGCCGTGTATTCGGGAGGCGTGGTGAGCTACTCCAACTACTGCAAAAACAAGGTGCTGGGAGTGCGGCAGGACACCCTGGACTCCGTGGGCGCCGTGAGCCCCGAGACTGCCCTGGAGATGGCCCTGGGAGCCAGGAAGCTCCTGTCGGCCGACATAGCCGTATCCCTGACGGGCATAGCCGGCCCCGGGGGCGGCACTGCCGAAAAGCCCGTAGGGCTGGTGTATATGGGCGTGGCCACAGGCGCCGGGGTCCGGACGGAGGAGCTGCGCTTTGCCGGCTCCAGAGACAACGTGCGCCTCAGGAGCGCCATGGCAGCCCTGAACGCCATGAGGCTGGCCCTCACAGACCCACGATCATGA
- a CDS encoding STAS domain-containing protein → MIIETKGDTITLNGVIDKNIWPALQAAVAVLLKDHPAGIIIDCGSITRITPAGIGTFASAFRYITQKNAGIIFVSASEEVISLARATEGVRSKMPVAADVEEARHSLSLRETVIRKLGGKNNIVVPLTDGWQTALAYAVRLRKGKEYRYHAAALIRLPLSLSIYHPMPAEEQKAEKDLDKAEDMVEGFGETVCRRYTLRVRNAGDIFHRFPDERTRFLLPDAALGADRQSRGPALMDLLRSREHTVELFSVKGASDPDKIKRVMTVYDPGLRQILADCEQLARVADEPRVEVTVVFAEQVPRSMDIAAAAPPEAFGRAQKELRSMCARLKHVEAGLTFLPVRSYASDVAALAEKEQTELFVIPLETSLPVHSQKLQLAMSLYYSEICSLFIPRV, encoded by the coding sequence ATGATCATAGAGACAAAAGGCGACACCATCACTCTCAACGGGGTGATAGACAAGAATATCTGGCCTGCCCTGCAGGCCGCCGTGGCGGTGCTGCTGAAGGACCATCCCGCAGGCATCATCATTGACTGCGGCTCCATCACCCGCATCACTCCCGCCGGCATAGGCACCTTTGCCTCCGCCTTCAGATATATCACCCAGAAAAATGCGGGCATCATATTCGTGTCCGCCTCGGAGGAGGTCATCAGTCTGGCCCGGGCCACCGAGGGAGTGCGTTCCAAGATGCCTGTGGCCGCCGACGTGGAGGAGGCCAGGCATTCCCTGAGCCTGAGAGAGACCGTCATCCGGAAGCTGGGAGGCAAAAACAATATAGTCGTGCCTCTCACCGACGGCTGGCAGACGGCCCTGGCCTACGCCGTCAGGCTGCGAAAGGGCAAGGAATACAGGTATCACGCCGCCGCCCTCATCAGGCTGCCCCTGTCTCTCAGCATATACCACCCCATGCCCGCCGAGGAGCAAAAGGCGGAGAAGGATCTGGACAAGGCGGAGGACATGGTGGAGGGCTTTGGGGAGACCGTGTGCAGACGCTACACCCTGAGGGTGCGCAACGCAGGCGATATTTTCCACAGGTTCCCCGACGAAAGGACCCGTTTTCTGCTGCCGGACGCCGCTCTGGGCGCCGACAGACAGAGCCGGGGCCCGGCGCTCATGGATCTGCTGCGCTCCCGGGAGCATACGGTGGAATTGTTCAGCGTCAAGGGGGCCTCGGACCCGGACAAGATAAAAAGGGTGATGACGGTGTATGACCCGGGCCTCAGACAGATACTTGCCGACTGCGAGCAGCTGGCGAGGGTGGCCGACGAGCCCAGGGTGGAGGTGACGGTGGTGTTTGCCGAACAGGTGCCCCGGAGCATGGACATTGCCGCCGCGGCCCCTCCGGAGGCCTTTGGCCGGGCTCAAAAGGAGCTCAGGAGCATGTGCGCGAGGCTGAAGCACGTAGAGGCAGGGCTCACCTTCCTGCCGGTGCGCAGCTATGCGTCGGACGTAGCCGCCCTGGCGGAAAAGGAGCAGACCGAGCTGTTCGTCATCCCTCTGGAGACCTCGCTTCCCGTCCACAGCCAAAAGCTGCAGCTGGCCATGAGCCTCTACTACTCGGAGATATGCTCCCTGTTCATCCCGAGGGTATGA
- the efp gene encoding elongation factor P has translation MDTSDFKNGISIVVDGDIWTIVEFQHVKPGKGPAFVRSKLKNVKNGKVVEKTWRAGERMDQAFIERGPLTYSYQEGDELYFMDEDYELKSVPAEVLGDGIKYLQEGIEVMALYHDGNLLSVELPVNITSTVVDTEPGEKGNTASGGSKPATIETGAVVNVPFFINIGDRIKVDTRTGEYMERVKE, from the coding sequence TTGGATACAAGTGATTTCAAAAACGGGATCTCCATCGTAGTGGACGGAGATATCTGGACTATCGTGGAATTTCAGCACGTCAAGCCGGGCAAGGGCCCCGCTTTTGTCCGCAGCAAGCTGAAGAACGTGAAAAACGGCAAGGTGGTGGAAAAGACCTGGAGAGCCGGCGAGAGAATGGATCAGGCCTTCATAGAACGGGGTCCTCTGACCTACAGCTATCAGGAGGGGGACGAGCTCTATTTCATGGACGAGGATTATGAGCTCAAGAGCGTGCCTGCCGAGGTCCTGGGCGACGGCATCAAGTATCTGCAGGAAGGCATCGAGGTCATGGCCCTCTATCATGACGGCAACCTGCTGTCCGTAGAGCTGCCGGTCAATATCACCTCCACCGTGGTGGATACAGAGCCCGGCGAAAAGGGCAACACCGCTTCCGGCGGCTCCAAGCCCGCCACTATCGAAACCGGCGCCGTGGTCAACGTGCCCTTCTTCATCAACATAGGGGACAGGATCAAGGTGGACACCCGCACCGGCGAATATATGGAACGGGTGAAGGAATGA
- a CDS encoding type II secretion system protein yields the protein MNNERGFSYVALIFSLAIIAVLVALMMGGLGKQKPDTMTDWSKSEKQTTYGQAMDAAQAVTCQNNLAQARNAINMYLQSGETPPADIKGLNLPDSCTKCAVSGEPYVYDPQAGRISCPTHTGF from the coding sequence ATGAACAACGAGCGAGGCTTTTCTTACGTGGCCCTGATCTTTTCCCTGGCTATCATTGCAGTGCTGGTGGCGCTGATGATGGGCGGCCTGGGCAAACAGAAGCCGGATACCATGACGGACTGGTCCAAGAGTGAAAAGCAGACCACATACGGGCAGGCCATGGACGCCGCCCAGGCTGTCACCTGCCAGAACAATCTGGCCCAGGCGCGCAACGCCATCAATATGTATCTGCAGTCGGGAGAGACGCCTCCCGCAGACATCAAGGGGCTGAACCTGCCGGACTCCTGCACCAAGTGCGCAGTCAGCGGCGAGCCCTACGTCTATGACCCTCAGGCGGGCAGGATATCCTGTCCCACCCATACCGGCTTTTAG